aaCCACTTCTTAACAAGACTTTCGTGTTCTGATTTCTTCCTACTTCCCCATATTCATCTCTGCCACCTCCTCCCTAAAATACACCTACACgcatatacataaacatacataattCTCCAACCACTCCCAATTATTTGCAGCTCCATAAACATGCtacattctttcatttctctgtgtATATGCATCCTCAGCCTACTTGCCATACCCTCAATCTTTCTCACATCTCCATGTGGTAATTCTTGCTCTTCCTTAAAAATTCAACTTTCTTCCCTGAATTCCTATCATGTTTCATAGAGCACTTATCACATTGCATTGTAATTTATGTGTGCACCTGCCTGCCTCTCTATATAATTTTAGTGGCTTTGTAATAATAATACGGTGAAGAACAATATTTAGAAGAATAGGATGAAAGCTGTTGATATTATTCTGGTTAATCActcagaaagaaatggaaaatgggaTTGTGACTGAACATCTATAAGCAGAAGTAAAGGATGAGAGAGTACAGTTGTTACAGCTCTAAGCCTTAACAGTGAAACTTAAGAATGGTATGGACCTGATGAGAACGAGGCCTCCTGAGGACAAGTCACACTAGCCCTGCAGAGGATTGATGGCTCCAGTAGGCAGATGGGAAAACCCATCAAAATGGGACTTTCCAGGAACATAACCATGAAATTGCAATTGAAATGgcttctcacttttcttcttttaactaAGTGACAGTAAAGTCATCATGCAGGATGGCATTCTGATCTGTGCATGTGCATATCTTGGTGTATTCATGTTGGAAAGGCTCTTACGAAACAAGTTGCTAAGAATGAGAACTCGATTTTGAGGATTTGTCTTAAGGTTTCTTCAAAAAGATTTATCAATGCAAATGGTACACTTATGTAATATATGGCTAAGGTTAGCATAGTCTGCCTGTTGCTACCACAGCCCATCAGTCTGTCTAGCTGCATTGGGGCAGGGGGTGCACCCAGGTGATTTTAACAGAATtctgcctgttttttgtttttttgagacagagttttgctcttgttacccaggctggagtgcaatggcacgatctcgggctcactgcaacctctgcctcccgggttcaagcaattctcctgcctcagcctcccgagcagctgggattacaggcacctgccaccacgcctgactaatttttatattttcagtagagacagggtttcgccatgttggccaggctggaactcctgacctcaggtgatttacccgcctcagcctcccaaagactCTGATCCTTTTAACCAGCGAATGGGAGGCCCACACAAACAACTTTTGCTCTCCAAAACTAAATAGAACCCAGGAGTTATTTGAAGATGTAAACTCATCAGTAATAGGACTGAACGTCTTTTtaatatcaacagagtaaattCATTATGAATAATTACACCTCGACCCTAAAATATTATCAAGTCCTCAGTTGCCTCAATGTACTTAAATACCAAAAAAACTGCCTGTGCTGAAATATGTACTGGCTAGGCTTATCTGAAGGGCTATGGGTGACTAAATTCACTTCCAAAGTTAAACCACAATGTAGTAAATAGCAGGTTTCTACTTCTTGCTGAATTCTGTGAGAATTCAAAGAGAATGCTTGTGGTTACAAACTGCTGTGTAAGGTTGAAATCGTCAGCCACTACACTTCGTGGGCGCTCCTTTAAAAACCACAGCAAAACACAAGGATGCAAACAGATGGCTTTGAAAGAACTTCGCCTGAGGGGAAGCAGGCGACCAGGGAGGAATGAGCCTGCAGAGGGGACGGTAGCCGCCCCCTCAGCTCTCCACAGGAGTGGTCTCTGGGGTTCCCAGGCTCACAGCAAAGTGAGAGGTGGGGGTCTCGGGCGTACCCCTGAGCTCCGGGAGGGCCTGTGGCTCCTTTAATTCCAGGACCACCCGGCTCAGAATGCCTTTGAGCAGCTGCATTTCTCGGAGCAGAAGGTCCACGTCGGGTTTCAGGACTCCAGCCGATTGTTCCAAGGGCGTCGGCGGAGCGCAGGCGGGTGGCCCAGCAGTCGGGGCGCCACTTGCCGGGAACTGCAGCCCGGTGGAGGTGGTGCTGGGGACGGAGGTGACCGACGGGACCGATCTGGACACCGGGGGCTTTCTGAAGAAAAGCGGCTTGTTTCCAGGAGCCAAGGCTGCGGCCCGTGGGGCGGTGGTGGAGGCCGGGTCCAGGGGAGAACCTGTGAATGCATCACTCCCAGTCACGCGCGGCTTTCATGGTTCTTCTCGGCGcggggctgggggagaggcgtGGGGCGGTGGGCGGGGATGGGGAAGGCCGGAAGAAGGGTGAAGAGGAGGGTGGCGAGTGGGAGATGGGAAAgactgggggagggagggcgggaccCGGACCgggaggcgggggcgggggggcgaGACGGGGACCGGGAGGCGGGGGAGATTCGTGGGTGCGGAGAGGTGGAAGCAGGGCTGCTCGCCAGGGTGGGCGTCCGGGAGGGTGTGCAGGCACTCACCCGGCCCCGGGAGCTGCAGCCACGGACTGCGTTTCCGGACACTGCGGGTGGCGGTAGCCGCCTCGCACCAGTACGATTCCAGCTCCTCGACCTCCGGCTCCGGGACTGTGTACTCGGCGCCCCAGTCGAAGCGGCGCACCACACGGCTGTACTTGTAAAACGCGAACTGCAGCGGAGTGTCGCGCTTCTGCGGGTGCAGGTGCGTGTCGCAGCGCAGCACCACCCCGCCCAGCGCCGCGCCGCGGGCCTCCGGCGGACCCATCACCCTCAGGACCGGCGCCCGGAACAGTTCTGCGAAGAGGGCGGGGAGCAACGACGCCGGTTCGTCCACCGCTCCACGACCCAGCTCCTTCCTGCTTCCCGCCAGGGCTCCTTGCAGACCCACAGACCAtgagggtgaggggaggaggcCGTGTGTCCAcgtggagggggaaggggagccTTCTGAAACGTGGGGCAGGGGGACCGAGTCCACGAGGGACGGGGAAAGCTTGAAAGGAGGAGGGACCGGGCCCCACGCTTCGTGTCACATCCCGACTGACACTCAGCTCGGGTTCTGCAGCCTAGGAGAGGAGACACTGCGCCTGCCTTGCAGGACGCTAGGGAGTCGCTCCTTCGTCCCAGTCCCACGGTGCCCCCTGACCCTGCCAGAGCTGCCCTCTATATGGGAGCCAGAGTGAGAAGCCAGGGTGTGCGTCGGGGAAAGGGACCAGCCTCCAAGCAGGCTGCAGATCAAGCGCTCCTTCGCGGCGAAGGAGAGGAGACAGCGTCCGTAGTCTAAGAGAAACCCGCCAAGTGGCAGCTATTTGAACTTCCCGCCCCGTCTTTTCCCGCCGAGCTCCTGTCCCCAAATTTCTCAGTGCTCATTTGCCTCCCTCCCGGGGCCCCTGGTCTCTCCCACCTTGCACTGTCACAGCCACCTTAGCGGAGAACATGGGCGCGCTCTCCACCGGGATGCGCATGGTGCCCGAGCACTGGTAGCGCCCGCTATCGCTGGCGCGCGCCTGCAACACAGTGTAGTTGGCGCTGGAGTGGAAGTAGCGCACGGCCTGGCCGTCGTGGTAGTAGTGAAGCTTGTAGACCACCTTGTCGTACCAGCCGCGGCAGCGCAGGACCAGCGGCTCGCCCTCGAACACTGGAGTATAGGGCACTTGCAGAATCAGCCAGTCTGCGACAGACACCACAGACACGCTTGACTCCACAGAAAGTCCAGCCCCGGAGATCTCTCACTCTCACAGCCTCTCTGCTTTCTCCCCATaactcctctccctcccttccccgccATCTCCCaccgctttctttttttttttttcttttcttttttgagacacggtcttgctctgtcgcccagattggagtgcagtggcacaaactcggctcactgcaacctccacctctcgggttcaagcgattctcctgcctcagcctcccgagtagctaggaattacaggtgcgcgccaccacgcccagctaatttttgcattttttagtagagacaggttttcgccatgttggccaggctggtctggaactctgagctcaggtgttccgcccaccttggcctcccaaagtgctgggattacaggcgtgagccaccgcgcctggcctcccacTGCTTTCCTGAGCAGACAGGCCTTCCCTGGTGGTTGGCACCCAGTAGCCTCATAGTGCAAGATATATTTGTAGGTGActgggaaggaagggggagggctGGTCTTTCTCTTAGCCAGGGAGGCAAAGATGCCAGAGACTTGGCTCCAGCCTCAAAGAGTTTTGACCATAAGAATCAACTATAACCCCTTTAGGATGGTGTCAGGGTCTTCCTGACTGGATCCTGCTTACCTCTCCCTCACCATGGCAGTATTCACTCCTGCCCCATTTCCTCTCTACTTTCTTCACCTTCCACTCCTAACAGGCTAAGCTCCAGCCATACTGAACTGTTGAGACAATTGGCCCTGTTTAGAGGATTGAGCCCAAGGCCTTTGTACCTGCTATTTCCTCAGCCAAGAAGACTCTTCACCTGTTTAAGTTGAGGCCTGCTTCTCCTGCAAGTCTAGGCTTAGACCTTATCTCCTCCAGAAAACATCCTTGACACCCCAGGACAGCCTTAGGTATCTCCTACAGCACCCCATAATTACCCTGTGATCATTGTAGGACAGTTACATAGCCCTAGCACAGAGCAGATGCCATTTTAGATGTTGTACATTGAGAAAGAATCCTGCAAGTAATAAGCATAATCCACATGCACTGTCTGTAAACAGTAATTACTCCTATAGTACTCAGTATAATTATTGCTATCACCAACAATTTCCAAACAAGAGGCCACAGAGTATGAATATGAAGTGTGTGTAAGTGCTAATCTGAACATTGAGTGATGTGCTTTAAATTCGAAACACAAATGGTGGCTAGGaatgcaacggcatgatctctgctcactgcaacctccgcctcccgggttcaaacaattctcatgcctcagcctcccgagtagctgggactacaggcaggcatccactatcatgcccagctaacattttttttttttttttttgtatttttagtagagacacagtttcaccatgttggccaggctggtcttgaattcctgacctcaggtgatctgcccgccttggcctcccaaagtgctgggattataagattgaaccaccatgcccagcaatccTGTACCTTAATGaagaaattattgttatttttcttatcctGTTTTAAAACTCTTCAAGCATCTCGAGAATGAGTTTCTCAGCTGACTcctgtgtacacatatatacgtatgCAATAAAACTTTGAGTAAGTGCTCAGTTCAattgctgcttttttttctttagcaaatCATAATTCACTTTTAATCCTCAGAGCAGGCAAAGAGGTACATACTATTATTGTCCCTTCTTTACAGATGtagacactgaggcacagagaagcatCACACTGTTCAACTGAGAGTAGATCCTCTATCTGCTCGGCCTGCCAGGGAAACTCACCTTTCCTGTTTGGTGAGTTTCCTTTACTACTCAGTGCTCCCCTACCCCCTAAAGTTCTCTGTCCAGCACTCCAGGTCCTCGGAACCTTTTGCTCTTCTGAGCTggtctcagaaacaaacagaaatgttCACACTGTGCCTCACACTGTGGCAGGAGGGTAAGGGGACCTTTGGGGCTAGGCATGCCTTACTGCATCTCTCGCATAGTGCCATGCAGGTCCCTACCTGCTCCAGAGACTTAAGATAGGCCCCAGTGTGGCCCTTGTTTCCTGCACCTTGGGATTGACCTAGTGTTCCCTCCCACCAGAGGGCTAGTATTGCCAGAGGAGACAAGTGCTCCCCCTCCCCTCATGCTCAGACTACTCACCATTGGATACAGAGAGGTGAATGGGGTCACTGACGGGTGCTCCCCGTGTCTGGCATCGATACACCCCTGGTGTCTGCACCTCAATGCTTTTCTTGTGAGAGGGCAGAAGTAGGTGGCCCAAATACCAGAGAGTGCTGATGGGCCGGAGCTCCAGGAGCAGTGGGTGGTATCCATCACACTTCAAAGTTACCCGCTCCCCCTTGAAGATGGTGGTCCAAGGTGGGTGTAGAGACAATATGGGcttctccagagtagctggggtgaGAGGTGGGATAAGAGGGGGCAGCATGCAAAGAGAATCAAGGTGAGGTGCCCAAAGAAACGACCTGAGTTTGGGAAATCTTAGGAAACCCCAGCTCCCAGACCCCAGCCCATGTACTAACCCATCCCTGCAGGACAGGAGATCACATTCATTGGGTTACAGACTATCAGTCCATCAGCCAGCACCCATTTCTAAATGCCTTCAAGCAAATTTAGTCCCAGTGGTTGAGGAGAGTAGGAAAAGACACTATCCCAGAGCAGCCAAGAAGTGAGGAGTCTACTTGAGCAGGTAACTTAGGGAGTTGGAGTGGAAGTTGTAGAAAATTGGGATGAGAAATGTATAAGACTCACCAGCTTGCCCACTGCTTGAAACtgcaaaacaagaaagaaggaagagaaaggggaaggagaatgTTGGTGATGAGAGGAAAGAGACTCTTGATGACAAGAAAGGCTGAATGATCCCaaaacctgtttttcttcttttgccccTGGTTTCCAAAGCTCTGAGAAAGCCCCTTCTTCTTTACCCCTCCAGAAATAATGAACCACCTGGAAACTGAGGATTGGATACCTACTCTCCTCTCCCCATACCTTGCTCCACCCTATTCTCCACCACCCAAAGCTCGTCTGCTGCCTCACTGCGGACTCACCGAGGAGCAGAAGGGCTGTCAGTGCCCACATGATGGATCTGACTGCAGCAGCTGCAGAAGGATGGAGATGTGCTGGCATGGGATggggaacagagagaaagaaagtggcCAGCGGATGCCACTGAGTACTAGGAGATATTGCTGCTTCTCCCACCTACTGCTGGTTCCTAAGATGGCAGACTGGAACGAGTAGAAGACAGGCTGAATATCAGGTATcccaagtgccaggcactgtctcaTCTACCGCCTCTATAGCCACCTCACAGCTCAGGCCAGCTGTGACTACTGTAAGGAAGGCCTGCAGAACTTGTGCCCTCCACAGCACAAGAGAGCCCCATAGAATCCCAGGCTCCAGCAGATGACCCTTCCATCTTCCATCTTCAAGCTCCCATTGACATCCCACTCCCATCCCATCCCTTCTCCAACTTCCAGCCAGCCCTGCAAAGCTCAGCTGAGGAAGACACAGCCTCATGTCCTTAAGGTCCTTTTTCCTGCTCACTCCTGATAATAGACATTGGCGTGAGACCTAGAGAGGTCAATGTTGGGTTGCCTGCCCCCAGAGCTCACATCCTCCCACAATGAGTAGACAAAAAGGCATGACTCACCAACCACCCTTCCCATCCCTATCATCTAGTTCCCCAGTCAAGGATAGAAATGCAATgtgtttcttcttcctcccttcctgaaATCTTGAGTTCTCATAAATTCTTAAATTCTTAATAagttagaaaacttctttcctacCCACCCCAATGAGCTCATCCTGAAGCACTTCCACTCActtattcctttcttccttcctcccacccttccctgcAACCCCTCCCCAACCATGCCCCAGTTCCAGGAATCCTGACCTGCAGCAGAGAAGTCACTGCATCAGCCCCTCAGAAGCCTCTCAGGTCTGACCTCAGGGCTCTACTTCTTGTGCTTTCTGAGCCATGTGACCATACCTGAGCAATGAGGAACCTGAATTTTCATGTAAATACTTAATGAATTTTCCAACCTGATAGTATGTCTTCTTGGACTCTATCCTGTCCTTACTTGTGGTTGTTTAAAACCGGGACACCTTGATCCCTTGGAAATCAGATGGGAAGGAGATCAATTATCAGATACTGTCAACTCCCAGTGAGATAGTATCTTCCCCTCTTGTGGATGCCTGAAGTTCCACTCTGAGAATCCCCTCATATTTTGCTTAATGGAGccccttttaaaaatgcaaatgcctCTTAGGAAAATGTGACTGGTCATTTAAATTATGCTGGTCACTTCAGATCATGTTTTGAGTGCAGGTTTTGATAAAAGAGATAAAGTCATGTAGATCTCAAACAAAGTAGGGACACATTTGATAATGTGCCCAAGAGTTGGGGAGGCAGAGAAGAACTAATTACTGGGAAGAGGGATGATCACCTGTCTGCTTTAGGAGTGCCTGGGCTGGCCAGCACTCCTGTGCTTCCCTTCTAACCTGCTAATTCTTCATCTCAGGGCCAGTGTGTGGCTTTCCACATGATCCACAGCCTGCCACAGAGGTCTGACTTCTGCACCACGCCACCACCTGTATGGTAAGAATGCAATGCAGTTGTCAGCTGTCCTCTTAGGCAACAGAAGCTGGCTCTATTTTGGCTTCTCATCCCCCAGACCACAGATATCAGCCCCTTTACTGGATTCAGAAGAAACCTGAGTACACCAAAACTTTGTGAACTGTACAGTCTTCCCCAGAAATCTCTGGAACCATCCATAGTGTTCATATTATACAGTGCTCAGAATTTGACTTGAAAAATTTCCCaccaaatatttctttattctagGCTGTCCTCTAAGTTTTTCCCAAAGTGAGTCTTCTTACTCCATCTGGGACTTTTCCCCAGAATTTCTAATTCTTCACTCCTTTACAATGCAGAAAAGTTTAGAAATTATGATTTGTAACTTGAGCAATTATTTGAGGCCTATCACAACACAACATCTGGACAATATATGTTACCATTTGATAAGCATTCTGGTGATGAAACGTTCTCAGTGATAATTATGGTAATGAACTAATGCTGTTGTTGCTGATGACAGCTCACTTTAGTGTCTCGGCATGTggcaggcactatgctaagtgcttCATAGATATTACTTCACTTAATTCTTGTAAGGCCCTTTGAGGAAGAATTAttaatatccccattttgcaTATGTCCTCATCACCTCAGTTTCCTACTGAGATGATGAAACTGGAATTTGAGTAGAAGTCTGTCTCCAAAATCTGTTCTCTTGTCTCTCTGATTGTCAGGGATTCAAGATGCTGCTCATGGCCGGCTGCCATTATTGGTCTTTGCAAGTTCCCCCTCTTATTGTCTTACCTTGTTGACTTTCATCCACATTACTGTTCTCATCCCCTCCACATAAGCTCCCACTGTACAATGTTTACTGTATGTTCCCATATACATGCAATTTTTatctttgagaaatatttagtGTTGTTAATTTACATAAGTGGCATTGTGTTCTAGATATTATAttcacttttacttttaaaaattaatcctaGATGTTTCAAATTTGTTCAGATTGCTCTACATGCATCGTGTTTATTGCTTTTGACTGccctaatattctttttttttttttttttttgagatggagttttgctcttatcacccagtctggcatgcaatggcatgatatcagctgactgcaacctccacctcctgggttcaagcgattctcctgcctcagcctcctgagtagctgggattacaggtgtgcatcactacgccggctaattttgtgtttagtagagatggggtttcaccgtgttggccaggctggtctcagactcctgacctcagatgacccacccaccttggcctccaaaagtgctgggattataggcatgagccaccgcccccggccatgATAGCCCTAATATTCTTTGCTTCTGCTACACTGCACTCGTCCATTCCCCTAACATCCTAATTGCTGCCCACCCTCAGCTACCACAGACAATTCCACAGTGGACTTCTTGGTACATATTGTGAGGGCTGGATGAATTAACATATGTAAAGGGCTTAGGACAGGGCTTGGCACATAGGAGGTTTCATGTAAGTTAGTGCTGGTAAGGACATGATGCTCCCCTACAGAGCCCTGAAGTGCCTCTATGGGATACACACCTGAGAGCGAGACTGCAGATTATGCTCATGAGTTACATGCACACTCATTCTAAAACCCAAATCTAATTCATCAGCAAGTCCTGATGACTCTACCTGCTACATTGATCTTTTCATACAGTAATTTATTCACTGAGTCACTAGAgagatacttttaaaatgttaaccatATTGTGTTACTTTCCCTCAAAATTCCGCAAAGGTACCCTCAGAATAAGTTCCAAACACCTTCCGATGGTCTACAGGGCCCTACAAATCGGGCCTTTCTCTGACCGTTGGCCTCATTTCCTATGACTGTCCCCCTCACTCACTCTGATCTAGCCACATTGTGTT
This region of Macaca fascicularis isolate 582-1 chromosome 1, T2T-MFA8v1.1 genomic DNA includes:
- the FCRLB gene encoding Fc receptor-like B isoform X3; its protein translation is MLPPLIPPLTPATLEKPILSLHPPWTTIFKGERVTLKCDGYHPLLLELRPISTLWYLGHLLLPSHKKSIEVQTPGVYRCQTRGAPVSDPIHLSVSNDWLILQVPYTPVFEGEPLVLRCRGWYDKVVYKLHYYHDGQAVRYFHSSANYTVLQARASDSGRYQCSGTMRIPVESAPMFSAKVAVTVQEARHSAAVRVLQVQPCGAPLRLGRRVHSPGAGGRGAGIVLVRGGYRHPQCPETQSVAAAPGAGFSPGPGLHHRPTGRSLGSWKQAAFLQKAPGVQIGPVGHLRPQHHLHRAAVPGKWRPDCWATRLRSADALGTIGWSPETRRGPSAPRNAAAQRHSEPGGPGIKGATGPPGAQGYARDPHLSLCCEPGNPRDHSCGELRGRLPSPLQAHSSLVACFPSGEVLSKPSVCILVFCCGF
- the FCRLB gene encoding Fc receptor-like B isoform X1, encoding MLPPLIPPLTPATLEKPILSLHPPWTTIFKGERVTLKCDGYHPLLLELRPISTLWYLGHLLLPSHKKSIEVQTPGVYRCQTRGAPVSDPIHLSVSNDWLILQVPYTPVFEGEPLVLRCRGWYDKVVYKLHYYHDGQAVRYFHSSANYTVLQARASDSGRYQCSGTMRIPVESAPMFSAKVAVTVQELFRAPVLRVMGPPEARGAALGGVVLRCDTHLHPQKRDTPLQFAFYKYSRVVRRFDWGAEYTVPEPEVEELESYWCEAATATRSVRKRSPWLQLPGPGSPLDPASTTAPRAAALAPGNKPLFFRKPPVSRSVPSVTSVPSTTSTGLQFPASGAPTAGPPACAPPTPLEQSAGVLKPDVDLLLREMQLLKGILSRVVLELKEPQALPELRGTPETPTSHFAVSLGTPETTPVES
- the FCRLB gene encoding Fc receptor-like B isoform X2, giving the protein MLPPLIPPLTPATLEKPILSLHPPWTTIFKGERVTLKCDGYHPLLLELRPISTLWYLGHLLLPSHKKSIEVQTPGVYRCQTRGAPVSDPIHLSVSNDWLILQVPYTPVFEGEPLVLRCRGWYDKVVYKLHYYHDGQAVRYFHSSANYTVLQARASDSGRYQCSGTMRIPVESAPMFSAKVAVTVQAVWCAASTGAPSTQSRSRRSRSWNRTGARRLPPPAVSGNAVRGCSSRGRVLPWTRPPPPPHGPQPWLLETSRFSSESPRCPDRSRRSPPSPAPPPPGCSSRQVAPRLLGHPPALRRRPWNNRLES